In Stenotrophomonas sp. 610A2, one DNA window encodes the following:
- a CDS encoding TonB-dependent receptor, whose translation MGSSTILHKHALVKAVALALLVGTGNVAMAQSATATDTVAGAAVFKFDIPAQSLASALEVFAEQSGLQVVYAGNAGSGVQSGVVSGQMDAATALQQLLAPTAYAHEFINAKTVAIRPRSSAGDVVEQDGGSAETLETINVTGTYLKNIDPASPLIVIDSQLIESRGYASIEDVLRNLPQNFSNRTSASRALGEKEFGSSYGDGVSGLGSSGANLRGLGSRSTLILVDGRRRSGSAQAQGAYTDISSIPVSQIERIEVLSDGASAIYGSDAVAGVINIVLKKSYDGTTAQLRHENSSTGADVSRLDLARTFGYGSGHVTAAVGLERTLPADVTSLIHVGPNGRGDFTDRGGVNGRTRNKGQPGVVYESLDFGIDYHFMGEALGVIPGGQDGTALDPDSLLAYDPATAPSTYERSRIGPKVDNRYVRISGVHDLGETTQLNYGISHVRQVNKENWRPTLFDFSIFEEGYNTYVPESNPYNNFGSDVLVGYSFEREFEGMNLSEDQKQTNSDAHVGINGKLPFAKGWDYEATFSTGREKGTTTALMDLTGSMGADGYARTLEVLNGLNVFGDGSNDAIVARNRQLLQSLVERHVYRFQSRANTVDLLTRGELFQLPAGRIEAAVGAQHREQRYNYESNLGEQLTSESTGKSEALFTEIGIPLLKDQPLAKLLSLTVAARYERFDQRGDSALRDWSAGLGELGGFDVEQLTGVNNDGSGGITGSDSTVSRSFSRTSPLARLAWKPIDQLRLRATWGESFLVPQAQQQFGQLIMDDYTARVLFNGGQLPDGVTQIVALSGPNANLKPQVASVVTYGFDWVPGFAAGLQLSATYNRTTFDNYIGDPLSGLTYSEIFKDISKMPEGTFTLGENGVMLWDNRAINFLGRRSRSIDTTASYYFGNDWGDWRIELNAVRTLELTSRSLASMPTLSYADSELGPSKWAGDLFVGWEGNAWFASLGSHYSAAHRVLYPLSATATDYNDFIPNENPRTRSASYTTFDAQVGYRKHQRDGWLGGVTARMGVQNMFDRDYPFVDNLSGFVSNRVNIRGRVLYLDIKKEF comes from the coding sequence ATGGGGTCCAGCACTATTCTTCATAAGCACGCGTTGGTGAAGGCGGTGGCGCTAGCGCTGCTGGTCGGCACCGGCAATGTGGCGATGGCACAGTCAGCAACGGCGACCGATACAGTGGCCGGTGCAGCGGTATTCAAGTTTGATATTCCTGCGCAGTCACTGGCGTCGGCGCTTGAAGTGTTTGCCGAGCAGTCCGGCTTGCAGGTGGTCTACGCCGGCAATGCAGGCAGCGGCGTGCAGAGCGGCGTGGTCAGTGGCCAGATGGACGCGGCGACGGCCCTGCAGCAGCTGCTCGCACCAACTGCGTATGCGCATGAATTCATCAACGCAAAAACTGTCGCCATCCGCCCGCGCAGTAGCGCAGGCGATGTAGTTGAACAGGATGGAGGTAGTGCGGAAACGCTGGAGACGATCAATGTCACCGGTACCTATTTGAAGAACATCGATCCGGCGTCACCGCTGATCGTGATCGATTCACAGCTGATCGAAAGCCGTGGCTACGCCTCGATCGAGGACGTACTACGCAACCTGCCGCAGAACTTCTCCAACCGCACCAGCGCCTCGCGCGCGCTGGGCGAAAAGGAGTTCGGCAGTTCCTATGGCGATGGTGTGTCCGGGCTGGGTTCGTCCGGTGCCAACCTGCGTGGCCTGGGTAGCCGCTCCACGCTGATCCTGGTGGATGGCCGCCGCCGCAGCGGCTCGGCACAGGCGCAGGGCGCCTATACCGATATTTCCTCGATCCCGGTGTCGCAGATCGAGCGCATCGAAGTACTCAGCGACGGCGCCAGCGCCATCTATGGCTCCGACGCCGTGGCCGGTGTGATCAACATCGTGCTGAAGAAGTCCTACGATGGCACCACCGCACAGCTGCGGCATGAGAATTCCAGCACCGGTGCCGATGTGTCGCGGCTGGATCTGGCCCGCACCTTCGGCTATGGCAGTGGCCACGTTACTGCCGCAGTCGGGCTTGAGCGCACGCTGCCTGCCGATGTCACCAGCCTGATCCATGTCGGTCCGAACGGCCGCGGTGATTTCACCGACCGGGGGGGCGTCAACGGCCGCACCCGCAACAAGGGCCAGCCTGGTGTGGTCTATGAGTCGCTGGACTTCGGCATCGACTACCACTTCATGGGCGAGGCGCTCGGGGTGATTCCCGGCGGCCAGGATGGCACTGCGCTGGATCCGGACAGTCTGCTCGCCTATGACCCGGCCACTGCACCGTCGACCTATGAGCGCAGCCGCATCGGCCCCAAGGTCGATAACCGCTATGTCCGCATCAGCGGCGTGCACGATCTCGGTGAAACCACGCAGCTGAACTACGGCATCAGCCATGTGCGCCAGGTCAACAAGGAGAACTGGCGGCCGACGCTGTTCGACTTCAGCATCTTCGAGGAGGGCTACAACACCTACGTTCCCGAGAGCAATCCATACAACAACTTTGGCAGCGACGTATTGGTGGGCTATTCCTTCGAACGCGAGTTCGAGGGCATGAACCTGAGCGAAGACCAGAAGCAGACCAACAGCGACGCGCATGTCGGCATCAACGGCAAACTGCCGTTCGCCAAGGGCTGGGACTACGAAGCGACCTTCAGCACCGGCCGCGAAAAGGGCACCACCACCGCCTTGATGGACCTGACCGGCTCGATGGGCGCTGATGGCTATGCGCGCACACTGGAAGTGCTCAATGGCTTGAACGTGTTTGGCGACGGCAGCAACGATGCCATCGTCGCGCGCAACCGCCAGTTGCTGCAGAGCCTGGTCGAACGCCATGTCTATCGTTTCCAGTCGCGTGCCAATACCGTCGACCTGCTGACTCGTGGTGAGCTGTTCCAGCTGCCCGCAGGCAGGATCGAAGCGGCGGTCGGCGCACAGCACCGTGAGCAGCGCTACAACTACGAGAGCAATCTCGGTGAGCAGCTGACTTCAGAGAGCACCGGTAAATCCGAGGCGCTGTTTACCGAAATCGGCATCCCGCTATTGAAGGATCAGCCGCTGGCCAAGCTGCTCAGCCTGACCGTTGCTGCCCGCTACGAGCGCTTCGACCAGCGCGGCGACAGCGCCTTGCGTGATTGGTCGGCTGGGCTGGGCGAGCTCGGTGGCTTCGATGTCGAGCAGCTGACCGGCGTGAACAATGACGGCTCCGGTGGAATCACCGGTAGTGACAGCACGGTGTCGCGCAGCTTCAGCCGCACCAGTCCCTTGGCACGTTTGGCGTGGAAACCAATCGATCAGCTGCGTCTGCGCGCCACCTGGGGCGAGTCCTTCCTGGTGCCACAGGCGCAGCAGCAGTTCGGCCAGCTGATCATGGACGACTACACCGCACGCGTGCTGTTCAATGGCGGCCAGCTACCGGATGGGGTCACCCAGATCGTCGCGCTCAGTGGTCCCAATGCGAACCTGAAGCCGCAGGTGGCCAGCGTGGTGACCTATGGCTTCGACTGGGTACCGGGTTTCGCCGCCGGCCTGCAGCTGTCGGCTACCTATAACCGCACCACCTTCGACAACTACATCGGTGATCCGCTGTCCGGGCTGACCTATTCGGAGATCTTCAAGGACATCAGCAAGATGCCCGAAGGGACCTTCACTCTGGGCGAGAACGGGGTGATGCTGTGGGACAACCGCGCGATCAACTTCCTCGGTCGTCGTTCGCGCAGCATCGATACCACCGCCAGTTACTACTTCGGTAATGACTGGGGTGACTGGCGCATCGAGCTTAATGCCGTGCGCACGCTGGAACTGACCTCGCGTTCGCTGGCGTCGATGCCGACGCTGAGCTATGCGGACAGTGAGCTGGGGCCGAGCAAGTGGGCCGGTGACCTGTTCGTCGGCTGGGAAGGCAACGCGTGGTTCGCGTCGCTGGGCAGCCATTACAGCGCTGCGCACCGCGTGCTGTATCCGTTGTCGGCCACCGCCACCGATTACAACGATTTCATCCCCAATGAAAATCCGCGTACGCGTTCGGCGTCCTACACAACCTTCGATGCGCAGGTCGGCTATCGCAAGCATCAGCGTGATGGTTGGTTGGGTGGGGTGACCGCGCGCATGGGCGTGCAGAACATGTTCGACCGCGACTATCCGTTCGTCGACAACCTATCGGGCTTCGTCTCCAACCGCGTGAACATCCGCGGCCGCGTGCTCTATCTGGACATCAAGAAAGAGTTCTGA
- a CDS encoding FecR family protein — MNIYRTSPQQSRERAAREAAEWLQVMGDTPSDADRAGFAAWVARSPLHLEELLMAQLVQRELASSAALQAFDLDAVLAQAQAMDNVVPLHDAPSAVTAPRLQERKPAARGRRRRLGWALAAGVAACALLAGSWTLLQPEVPVYQYASAVGEQRSIALADGSMVTLAPASYIAVRFSAGVRDIELRDGEATFDVAHDSSRPFRVHAGDNTVQAVGTRFTVNRLPSGTLVAVSEGKVKVTANSNWLESLWRDDASTLEAGKAKVESLGRPAALSAGEQARIPQGQQAMLRMPLEVSNEPVDGKRRLSFRNDTLADIVSEFNRYNPRPIVVTDPLIREQRYSGVFHADDADSFLQFLECCSQLQVSRQADRSVIGSRGSRQ; from the coding sequence ATGAATATCTATCGCACATCGCCGCAACAGAGCCGGGAGCGCGCCGCACGCGAGGCGGCGGAGTGGCTGCAGGTCATGGGCGACACGCCCAGCGATGCGGACCGCGCCGGCTTTGCCGCCTGGGTGGCGCGTTCGCCGCTGCACCTGGAAGAACTGCTGATGGCACAGCTGGTGCAGCGCGAGCTGGCCTCCAGCGCCGCGCTGCAGGCCTTCGATCTGGACGCGGTGTTGGCACAGGCGCAGGCAATGGACAACGTAGTGCCGCTGCACGATGCGCCCAGCGCTGTAACGGCGCCAAGGCTGCAGGAACGTAAACCTGCCGCACGTGGGCGCCGTCGCAGGCTGGGTTGGGCGCTGGCAGCGGGCGTTGCCGCCTGTGCGTTGCTTGCGGGCAGCTGGACCCTGCTGCAACCGGAAGTGCCGGTTTATCAGTACGCCAGCGCGGTCGGTGAGCAGCGCAGCATCGCCCTGGCCGATGGCTCGATGGTCACCTTGGCACCGGCTTCGTATATCGCTGTGCGCTTCAGCGCGGGTGTACGCGACATCGAGCTGCGTGATGGCGAGGCCACCTTCGACGTAGCGCACGACAGCAGCCGCCCGTTCCGCGTGCACGCCGGCGACAACACCGTGCAGGCGGTAGGTACACGTTTCACCGTCAACCGCCTGCCGTCCGGCACCCTGGTGGCGGTCAGTGAGGGCAAGGTCAAGGTGACGGCGAACAGCAACTGGCTGGAATCGCTGTGGCGCGACGATGCGTCCACATTGGAGGCGGGCAAGGCCAAGGTCGAATCACTGGGTCGCCCGGCGGCACTGTCGGCCGGTGAGCAGGCGCGCATTCCGCAAGGCCAACAGGCCATGCTGCGGATGCCGCTGGAGGTGTCGAACGAACCGGTCGATGGCAAGCGCCGCCTGAGCTTCCGCAACGACACGCTCGCCGACATCGTCAGTGAGTTCAATCGCTACAACCCGCGCCCGATCGTGGTCACCGATCCATTGATACGCGAGCAGCGCTACAGCGGCGTGTTCCATGCAGATGATGCCGATTCCTTCCTGCAGTTCCTGGAGTGCTGCTCACAATTGCAGGTCAGTCGACAGGCTGATCGCAGCGTGATCGGCAGCCGCGGCAGTCGTCAGTAG
- a CDS encoding RNA polymerase sigma factor, which yields MVPAEHEQPGRDFAARAVHDYSAELHRYLRRRVAEAQDLGDLVQEVYLRLLRVQNIETVRNPLAYIYGIAAHVASEFNMRQRQGRLLYDSTVVEAVAENPGQAAFSEGGGFFERQVGDALAQLPANRLAVLLLERREGLSHVQIAQKLGLSVHTVKKYSVEALAHVRASLER from the coding sequence ATGGTGCCGGCTGAACACGAACAGCCCGGGCGCGATTTCGCTGCCCGCGCGGTCCACGACTACAGCGCCGAGCTGCACCGCTACCTGCGCCGGCGGGTGGCCGAGGCGCAGGACCTGGGCGACCTGGTGCAGGAGGTCTACCTGCGCCTGCTGCGCGTGCAGAACATCGAGACCGTGCGCAATCCACTGGCCTACATCTATGGCATCGCCGCGCACGTAGCCAGCGAGTTCAACATGCGCCAGCGTCAGGGCAGGCTGCTGTACGACTCGACCGTGGTGGAGGCGGTAGCCGAGAACCCGGGGCAGGCGGCTTTCAGCGAAGGTGGCGGCTTCTTCGAGCGCCAGGTGGGCGATGCGCTTGCGCAGCTGCCGGCCAACCGGCTGGCGGTGCTGCTGCTGGAGCGGCGCGAAGGCCTGAGCCATGTGCAGATCGCGCAGAAGCTGGGGCTGAGCGTGCATACGGTGAAGAAATACAGTGTCGAAGCGCTGGCGCACGTACGCGCGAGCTTGGAACGATGA
- a CDS encoding autotransporter domain-containing protein: MLTFVTAGSCTINADQAGDSSYLAATQVSRTFTVNAVVPGAPTSVVSTAGDNQTSVAFVAPAYTGGTTITGYTVTVSPADVAPVNGAGSPIVVSGLTNGQSYTFTVTADNSAGTGPASSASNPATPAATQTITFNNPGAQNFGTTPTLTATSDSGLTPTFSSSTTNVCTITSGGALTFLTAGTCTINADQGGNGSYLAAAQVTRSFTVNAVVPGAPVIGTAVAQGIDTAEINFTAPASNGGSAISSYTVTASPGGLTKTGSGSPITFNGLSPATSYTFTVTATNAVGIGSPSAVSNQISTIPLLQANDVSQNIGYGASPTSINLSITGSADEVLIMSQPTHGTATVSGTSISYQPQPGYAGPDQFTYAAKDAYSTSTPARVDVTVTSPTLSMSTTALQAARASTPYSQTLLASGGTGPYSYVVSSGSLPTGITLSSAGVLSGTPTQVGSFNVTITATDSSSGTGPFQVAQPYNLEVDAAQVELDLSVLPPASGDQDYTQALMARGGTAPYRFMVMSGQLPPGLSLAADGTFSGEPQAAGSYAFTLQVTDANGFTGAAPVTLKVDLSAQEITNIHTDPALPEFVKGGSFTALATGGGSGNPVQFSSGSPSVCSVSAAQVTMLAAGTCVLNADQAGNAMYQAAPQARLEVAIAAATPTLQWMQPLSKIYGEAAFDLVDPRSDSQGAFTFSSSNASVATVSGRTVTLVGPGAATLVATQQAQGSYTAATVEVELTVSARPDPTLDAEVRGGLQAQVDASVRFARVQLGNIQSRLQQVRSGENASSAALTLAYAGDLLGQGMSVPVKLPVNHFTGMPSGWGGWMSGTATFGNSGQQRGGSFDFNTDGISLGVDRSFGDNGLLGMAASLGRNRTRFDASPSRMDADQYSLAMYGLWRAGEHLFVDGVVAQGQLDFDVARWSSVAGTMALGQRDGSQTFGALTFGYQQQHGAYSLSGYGRFDGSRSRLDGYREHGLGVHDLAYAEQTVSNSGLAVGFDGSYSWQGERVSLRPFWKLEYRQSLSNTGDAWMNYVQQPSAGGYVLDMQAYADNMVTAAAGFDVKTNRGWLISLLFGRDQGSNSAASNSVGLRISYGSGGMGAGMMPGQVGESALDDCKGRRCRRPGGSQRGEAFP; encoded by the coding sequence GTGCTCACTTTTGTTACGGCGGGCAGCTGCACGATCAACGCTGACCAGGCAGGTGACAGCAGTTATCTGGCGGCGACACAGGTCAGCCGCACATTCACGGTGAACGCGGTTGTTCCTGGTGCGCCCACCTCGGTGGTGTCAACTGCCGGCGACAACCAGACCAGCGTGGCCTTCGTGGCACCTGCCTACACGGGTGGCACCACCATCACCGGTTACACCGTCACCGTCAGCCCGGCTGATGTCGCGCCGGTCAACGGCGCTGGTTCGCCAATCGTTGTGAGCGGCCTTACCAACGGTCAGTCCTATACCTTCACCGTCACTGCCGACAACAGCGCGGGTACCGGGCCGGCCTCCAGTGCCTCGAATCCGGCGACGCCTGCGGCGACCCAGACCATCACGTTCAACAACCCGGGGGCCCAGAACTTCGGCACCACGCCGACGCTGACCGCTACCTCCGATTCCGGCCTGACGCCGACGTTCAGTTCCAGCACGACGAACGTATGCACCATCACCAGCGGTGGTGCGCTCACCTTCCTGACCGCCGGCACCTGCACCATCAATGCCGACCAGGGCGGCAACGGCAGCTATCTGGCCGCTGCTCAGGTAACCCGCAGCTTCACGGTGAACGCCGTGGTGCCGGGCGCGCCCGTCATCGGTACGGCCGTCGCGCAGGGCATTGACACGGCCGAGATCAATTTCACCGCGCCAGCCAGCAATGGCGGTAGCGCGATTTCCTCGTATACGGTGACCGCCAGTCCCGGTGGGCTGACCAAGACTGGCTCGGGTAGCCCGATTACGTTCAATGGGCTCAGCCCGGCAACCAGCTATACCTTCACGGTGACCGCGACCAATGCGGTCGGCATTGGCTCGCCATCTGCGGTCTCCAACCAGATCAGCACCATTCCGCTGCTGCAGGCCAATGATGTCAGCCAGAACATCGGTTACGGCGCATCGCCCACCAGCATCAACCTGTCGATCACCGGCAGCGCGGATGAAGTGTTGATCATGTCGCAGCCGACCCACGGCACCGCGACGGTCAGCGGTACCTCGATCAGCTACCAGCCGCAGCCAGGCTATGCGGGCCCGGACCAGTTCACCTATGCGGCCAAGGATGCATACAGCACCTCCACGCCGGCACGGGTGGACGTCACCGTGACGTCACCAACACTGAGCATGTCCACCACTGCGCTGCAGGCGGCGCGGGCCAGTACGCCGTACTCGCAGACGCTGCTCGCCAGCGGTGGCACCGGGCCGTACAGCTACGTTGTCAGCAGTGGCAGCCTGCCCACCGGCATCACGCTGTCCAGCGCCGGTGTGTTGAGCGGTACACCAACCCAGGTGGGCAGCTTCAACGTCACCATCACCGCGACCGACAGCAGCAGTGGAACCGGGCCGTTCCAAGTTGCGCAGCCGTACAACCTGGAAGTGGATGCCGCGCAGGTGGAGCTGGACCTGAGCGTACTGCCGCCCGCCAGCGGCGATCAGGACTACACCCAGGCATTGATGGCACGTGGTGGTACCGCGCCGTATCGCTTCATGGTGATGAGCGGCCAGTTGCCGCCGGGCCTGTCATTGGCGGCGGACGGCACTTTCTCCGGCGAACCGCAGGCCGCGGGCAGCTACGCCTTCACCCTGCAGGTGACCGATGCCAACGGTTTCACCGGCGCCGCTCCGGTGACCTTGAAAGTCGACCTGAGCGCGCAGGAAATCACCAACATCCATACCGATCCGGCGCTGCCGGAGTTCGTGAAGGGAGGTAGCTTCACCGCTTTGGCTACTGGTGGTGGTTCCGGCAATCCGGTGCAGTTCAGCAGTGGCTCGCCCAGCGTCTGTTCGGTGTCCGCTGCGCAGGTGACGATGCTGGCAGCAGGCACCTGCGTGTTGAACGCGGACCAGGCAGGTAATGCGATGTACCAGGCCGCGCCGCAGGCACGCCTTGAGGTAGCCATTGCCGCCGCCACGCCAACGCTGCAGTGGATGCAGCCGCTGAGCAAGATCTATGGCGAAGCCGCGTTCGATCTGGTCGATCCGCGCAGCGACAGTCAGGGCGCTTTCACGTTCAGCAGCAGCAATGCCTCGGTGGCAACGGTCAGTGGCCGCACCGTTACCCTGGTGGGGCCAGGTGCGGCGACCCTGGTGGCCACGCAGCAGGCGCAGGGCAGCTATACCGCGGCGACGGTTGAAGTGGAGCTGACGGTCAGTGCACGCCCGGATCCGACCCTGGATGCCGAGGTGCGTGGTGGATTGCAGGCACAGGTGGACGCCAGCGTGCGCTTCGCACGCGTGCAGCTGGGCAACATCCAGTCGCGCCTGCAGCAGGTACGCTCGGGTGAGAACGCGTCGTCGGCGGCGCTGACCCTGGCCTATGCAGGCGATCTGCTTGGGCAGGGCATGTCGGTGCCGGTGAAGCTGCCGGTCAACCACTTCACGGGCATGCCGAGCGGTTGGGGTGGCTGGATGTCCGGTACCGCCACCTTCGGCAACAGCGGCCAGCAGCGTGGTGGCAGCTTCGACTTCAACACCGACGGCATCAGCCTGGGTGTGGACCGCAGCTTCGGTGACAACGGCCTGCTCGGCATGGCCGCCAGCCTGGGCCGCAACCGCACGCGCTTCGATGCCTCGCCCTCGCGGATGGATGCCGACCAGTACTCGCTGGCGATGTATGGCCTGTGGCGTGCGGGCGAACACCTGTTCGTTGACGGCGTTGTGGCGCAGGGCCAGCTGGACTTCGATGTCGCGCGCTGGAGCAGCGTGGCGGGCACGATGGCGCTGGGCCAGCGTGATGGCAGCCAGACCTTCGGTGCGCTGACCTTCGGTTACCAGCAACAACATGGTGCTTACAGCCTGTCCGGCTACGGCCGCTTCGATGGCAGCCGCAGCCGCCTGGACGGCTACCGCGAGCATGGCTTGGGCGTGCATGACCTGGCCTATGCCGAGCAGACCGTCAGCAACAGCGGTCTGGCCGTGGGCTTCGATGGCAGCTACAGCTGGCAGGGCGAGCGGGTGTCGCTGCGTCCGTTCTGGAAGCTGGAGTACCGCCAGTCGCTGTCCAACACCGGCGATGCGTGGATGAACTACGTGCAGCAGCCCAGTGCTGGCGGCTATGTGCTGGACATGCAGGCGTATGCCGACAACATGGTGACTGCGGCAGCGGGCTTCGATGTGAAGACCAATCGTGGCTGGCTGATCTCGCTGCTGTTCGGACGCGACCAGGGCAGCAACAGCGCAGCCAGCAACAGCGTCGGCCTGCGCATCAGCTACGGCAGCGGCGGGATGGGCGCTGGCATGATGCCTGGGCAGGTTGGGGAATCGGCACTCGACGACTGCAAGGGGCGCCGTTGCAGGCGTCCCGGCGGCAGTCAGCGCGGTGAGGCCTTCCCGTAA